The Gracilibacillus caseinilyticus genome segment CCTCTCAAAACAACTATACTTATAGCCACTAATTGCTATTTTAGCATGTTGTTGGTACATATGTAACTAGTAGCATTTATTAAATCAATCCAGTATGTCTATAGTATTTTCTAAATTCCTAAGGATTAATCAAATAAACTTATTTTTTTGCATACAGAAAAAGCGGGATGACTCCCGCTTTCCTTGACTTATCGACGTAAGCCTAATTTTTGAATTAGAGTACGATAACGCGCAACATCTTTATTACGTAGGTAATTTAATAAGTTACGACGTTTACCAACCATCTTTAAGAGACCACGACGAGAATGGTGATCTTTCTTATGAATACGTAAGTGATTATTCAAATTATTGATTTCCTCTGTAAGGACAGCAATTTGAACTTCTGGAGATCCAGTATCGTTCTCATGTGTTTTGTATTCACTGATGATTTCGTTTTTACGATCTTGAGTGATAGCCATCCTATTCACCTCCTGTACTAATTTCTTGAAACCCCAATCCCCTAGCAGTCGTCGGAGACTCGAATTGCCAAGCGGATGGTTCCATATTAAAGATTACAACTTTCCAGAATAAATTGCAAGTAGTTTCAATGATTTATTGCAAAAAATTCTCTGCTAACGTGCTCATCTTCTTTCAATTTGTCCACCAATTCTTCAATACCTGTAAATTTCTCTTCATCCCGGATATATTTTTTCCAATACACGGTCACATTGTCTCCATATATGTTCTCATTAAAATCAAAAATATGCACTTCTATTTTTGTGTTCTCCCTGTCATCGGTGAAAGTTGGATTATAGCCGAGATTTGCCATGCCATAATAAAATGTTTCACCAATCTGTACCTCTACAGCATAAACACCGATTTTTGGCAAGAAATAGTTGTCAGCTATTTTCAAATTTGCAGTGGGATAACCGATAGTTCGGCCGCGCTTATCCCCGTGAACCACTTCTCCTGTCAAAGCAAAAGGTCTTCCCAATAATACCTCGGCTTTCTCCATCTCACCATACTGCAAGGACTCACGAATTCTTGTGGAACTGATTTTTTCTTCTTGGTGATCAAATCTTGATATTTTGGTGATGGCTAATTCGTTTGCTGTGTAGCTGTGAATGTTATCCATATTACCGGCTCCTTTATGACCGAAAGTAAAGTCATAGCCTGCCACCAGGTGAGAAATGTTCAAACCTACAATAAAGTGTTCAATAAATGCTTGTGGCGACAGTTGAGCTAATGGTTGATCAAAACGAATAATATAAAGATTATCCACCCCGAGCATTTCCATTCTTTTTATTTTGTGTTCTATTGGTGTAATATATTTGACTTGATCTTTCTTCTGTTGCAAGACAACAGATGGGTGTGGATCAAAGGTTATCACTGCTGCATGCTTGTTTTCATCATGGGCAATCTGCTTTGCTTTATCAATAACTTTTTGATGACCTTTGTGCACACCATCAAAAAATCCAATTGCTGCAACAGCAGCTGGCAGCTGATTAGTTTGTAAGGAATGTGGATAGTAAAGAGATGTTACTTCCATCTGTCTCACCTACTTTCTTTCGTTGAATCTGAATACCCGGGCCGGTTTGATCTGGTGCTTGTCATTAAGTGTTTGATAAATAGCAATCGTATTCTGCTGATACACCATTCGGAAAAATGTGGTGCTTGGCACGGGTTCCGGCATCGGAAACTTCTGTCCATGTAATACCTTAACCTTCGTGCTTTCAGATATATCGATTTTATCCATATGAGCTAATGCTCGATCAATCGTTAACAATGGGATCATACTGTCTTCTTCTGTCAGTAACTGCAATTGAGCTAATGTGTACGTTTCATGCTCTGCAATATGCCCTGTTGCAGTTCGGACAAGGTGTGCCATATGTGCTGGATATCCTAGTGCCTTTCCTATATCAACGCATAATGTGCGAATGTATGTACCTTTTGAACAGGTAACTTCAAATTCTATTGTTTGTGTCTTTTCTACTTTATCATATGTTGTAGCTAAAAAACGAATATTGTGAACTGTAATCCTTCGAATTGGACGTTCAACTGGTTCGTTCGCACGTGCATACTCGTATAACTTTTTACCTTTTACTTTAACCGCAGAATATAACGGTACCTGTTGCTCTGTTTCACCGACAAACTGCTCTAATGCGGCTAAAATAGCATCATCCTCTAACAGCTTATTTACGTTGTCTTGCTGCGTCACAGTTCCTGTCTGATCTTCCGTATCCGTCGAAAAACCAACTTTTGCAACAGCACGGTATGTTTTGGTCGTATCTGTGAGGTATGGAACAATTTTGGTAGCTTCACCAATACAAATTGGTAATACACCTTCTACTTCTGGATCTAATGTTCCAGTGTGTCCCACTTTTTTCGTCCGAAGCAGCTTTCTCACTTTAAATACACAATCATGAGATGTCATGCCTTTTGTTTTCCATAATGGTAAAATCCCGTCCATATGTCACCTCTTTTAAGCGTTGATGCTGTGTGTTCGAATCAGACAGTGAGAAAACCCTTGTGATGACAAGGGTTTTCCACATGTTAGTCTTCTTCATTTGTTTCGTTCAATTCACGCAAGATATGCTCAATTCGATTACCACGTTCAATCGTATCATCAAAGTCGAACATCAATTCCGGCGTTTTTCTTAATCGAATTCGTTTGCCGATCTCTGATCGGATGAATCCTTTCGCTTTGGCAAGTCCGATTAAGGTTTCCTGACGCTTATTTTCGTCACCTAATACAGATATAAAAACTTTCGCTTGCTGCAAATCACCGGTCACTTCTACATCAGTGATGGTTACAAATCCAACTCGAGGGTCTTTGATTTTTCGAGAGATTATATCACCAAGCTCTTTTTTCATTTGTTCGGCGACTCGATTAGAGCGTAATTCCCCCATCCGTATCACCTCTTTCTATAATCCGTTAGTTATCTTATTTCTACATTTGTAATGGTTCGTTCAATTTCTGTGAAGGAATCAAAGACTTTGCAGGCTTGCTGCATTACTTGTTCTCCCAGTTCGACAGTAGTCGTGACCGTTACGATGGCGAACTTCGATCGTTGCCACAAGTCTTGATAATCGATTTCGGCAATCGCGACATTTAGTTGTTTCTTTAACCGATTTTGTATTCTTTTTAGTACAGAACGCTTATCTTTCAACGAATGACATTCATAAAGAATAAACTCAACCTCGGCATAGGTAATCATTAGATTTCCACTTCTTCCATTACATATGCTTCGATTACATCGCCTTCTTTAATATCATTGTAATTCTTGATCGTGATACCACACTCATAGTTTTGAGCTACTTCTTTCACATCATCTTTATAACGTTTGAGCGTATCGATTTCACCCTCATACACTACTACGCCGTCACGGATCAAGCGGATACCAGAGTCTCTTGTGACTTTACCATCTGTTACATATGCACCAGCGATGGTACCAATTTTGGAAACTTTAAAGATTTCTCTTACTTCTACTTGACCGATTACTTTCTCTTCAAATTCTGGATCCAGCATACCTTTCATTGCTGCTTCCACTTCTTCAATAGCTTTGTAAATGACGCGGTGTAGACGAATATCTACCTTTTCTGATTCCGCTGCTTTTTTAGCATTGTTGTCAGGACGAACATTAAAACCGATGACAATAGCGTTTGATGCAGATGCCAAAATAATATCAGACTCTTTAATCGCACCTACACCTGTATGAATAATGTTCACTTTAACTCCTTCAACATCGATTTTTTGTAACGATGCTGCCAATGCTTCTACTGACCCTTGCACATCTGCTTTCAGAATAACGTTGATGTCTTTAATATCACCTTGTTTAATTTGTTCGAAAAGATCATCCAGGCTGACTCGAGATTGTGAACCACGTTTTTCTTCCAGTTGTATTTCTTGACGCATTTCTCCAATTTGGCGTGCTTGTTTTTCATCTTTGAATACAACAAAGCGATCGCCAGCCAACGGAACATCATTTAATCCTGTAATTTCAACAGGTGTTGAAGGTCCAGCTGATTTAATACGTTTGCCAAGGTCATTTACCATTGCACGAACACGGCCAAATGTATTACCAACTACGATTGGATCTCCTACTCTTAGTGTACCATTTTGCACTAATAATGATGCAACAGAACCGCGACCTTTATCTAATTGCGCTTCAATTACAGTACCATCTGCTAATCGATCCGCATTTGCCTTCAATTCTTCCACTTCTGAAACAAGAAGGATCATCTCTAATAAGTCATCAATGCCTTCTCCTTTTAGTGCAGATAAGTTTACAAAGATAGTGTCACCGCCCCAGTCCTCTGGGATTAACTGATATTCTGTTAATTCTTGCATTACGCGATCAGGATTAGCACCTTCTTTGTCCATTTTGTTCACTGCCACAATAATTGGCACTTCTGCTGCTTTCGCGTGGTTAATTGCTTCAATTGTTTGTGGCATTACACCATCATCAGCCGCGACAACTAAAATTGCAATATCTGTAATTTGTGCACCACGTGAGCGCATGCTGGTAAAGGCAGCGTGCCCCGGTGTATCGAGGAATGTAACTTTCTTATCATTCTCTCTTATTTGATAAGCCCCAATATGCTGAGTGATTCCACCTGCTTCACCTTCTGTCACCTTTGTATTACGGATTGAATCCAATAAAGTTGTTTTACCATGATCAACGTGACCCATAATAGTTACTACCGGAGGACGCTCTTCTAATTTTTCCGGATCTTCTTCTGCAATATAATTTGTTAAATCTGATTTATCAACTTCTACTTCCTCTTCGACTTCTACGCCATACTCACCACAGATTAATTCTAACGCATCTTCATCAAGATCCTGGTTTTTAGTTGCCATTACTCCTAAGAACATGAGCTTTTTAATGATTTCATTTGTTTCTTTATTTAGTTTTTCGGCAAGCTCACCTACTGTAATGGAACCAGTATACGTAATTTTTTCTGGCTGTTTTGGCTTTGTATTTGCCCTTTTCGGTTCTTGTTTTGGTGCTTCTTTTTTTGGATTATCGTGTTTTTTCTGTTTCTTTTTATTTTTATTGAATGCCTTACTCGACTGCTGTCCAGAACCTTTTTTGTTATCTGGTTTTTTAGATTCTTGTTTTTGCTTTGGCTGTTCTTTCGATGATGCTTTAAATGTCTGATCTAATTTCTTAATCGTTTCGTCCGAAATAGTCGCCATATGATTGGACACTGGTGTATTCAGTTCACTTAATTTATTAATAATATCTTTGCTTGTTTTATTTACTTGCTTTGCGTATTCATATACTCGTATTTTTGACATACGTTCACCCCCGAAAATTTTCATCAAGCAGTGTAATCAATTTCTTCGCAAATCCTTGCTCATGAATCGAAACAGCTACACGACCTGATTTACCTACCGCTTGTGAAAGTGTATCTCGATCGTCGACAAAGAAAAATGGGATGTGGTAATACATACATTTATCCGTTAATTTCTTTCTAGTCTGATCTCCGATATCACTTGCGATTAGAACTACTCTTGCTTTCCTTGACTGAATTTCTTTTACGATTAATTCTTCCCCAAACGTACATTTACCTGCACGATTGGCTAAACCAATAATATTTAAATATGCTTTGTTCACCTTATTCGCCTTCAATCTCATGACGTAAGTGTTGATACACTTCGTCTGGGATTTTTATCTCCAAATGTTTTTCGAGTGCACCATTTTTTTGTGCCTGATCGATAACTTGGACGTCTTTGGAAACATAGGCACCTCGACCATTCTTCTTTCCAGTCGGATCCACAAATACTTCGCCTTCCTTGGTTTTAACCACCCGAATTAACGATTGTTTCGGCTTCATTTCTTGTGTAATCACACATTTTCTAAGCGGAAGTTTGCGCTTTTTAGCCATTTGAATTCCTCCTTACTTAAACAGATCTTCATCCATATTTTCGTAGGATTCTTCAAAGTCCAGGCTATCGTCCTCATATTCTAATCCTTCAAGGCTTTCATCCGCTTGTTCTTCTGAAATCATACCTTCTTCCCTTGCTTCTGATTCACTCTTAATATCGATTTTCCAACCTGTTAATTTGGCAGCCAGTCTTGCATTCTGACCACGTTTACCAATTGCAAGTGACAATTGATAGTCAGGTACAATAACCGTCGTAGCTTTTTCTTCCTCATCGACAAGGACTTTGACAACCTTTGATGGACTGAGTGCGTTGGATACATAGACAACAGGATCTTCAGACCATTCCACGATATCTATTTTTTCCCCTTTTAATTCATCGACGATCGTTTGTACTCTTTGCCCTTTTTGTCCGACACATGAACCTACCGGATCAATCTCAGGATCTTCTGCATGCACTGAAATCTTCGAACGGTCCCCCGCTTCACGTGCTACAGATTTCACTTCAACTGTACCATCAAAGATTTCAGGGACTTCCATTTCGAATAATCTTTTTAATAAACCTGGATGTGTTCTCGAAACAAAAATATTAGGTCCTTTATTCGAATTTTCCACTTTCGTCACGTAAACTTTAATTCTATCATGGACCTGATATGTTTCGGTAGGCATACACTCGGATTCCGGTAATTTTGCTTCTACTTTACCCAAGTTGACATAAATGAAGCGGCCGTCCATACGTTGAATCGTACCATTCATAATATCATCTTCACGATCAATATATTCATTAAAGATAATGCCTCGCTCTGCTTCACGTACACGTTGTGTCACTACTTGTTTAGCAGCCTGAGCAGCGATTCTTCCGAAATCTTTTGGTGTAACTTCCACCTCTACTACATCCCCCACTTCATAGGAAGGGTTAATGTGATGTGCTTCTTCTAGCGACATTTGCTGTTGATGATCCACAACTTCTTCCACAATCTCTTTCTGAGCAAATACTCCCATGGAACCAGCTTCTTCATTTATATCAACTCGCACATTTGTTGCGGACTTAAAGTTTTTCTTATAAGCGGATATTAAAGCTGCTTCTAAGGCTTCCATCAAAATATCTTTGTTAATTCCTTTTTCCTTTTCTAAATAATTCATTGCATCGAACAATTCTCTGTTCACCCTAATTTCCCCCTTTAATCAAAAGTAACGGCTAAACGCGCTTTAGCAATTTTATCGAATGGTATTTCCACTTCTTTCTTTTGGTTTTTTTCCTTATATTGAATGGTTGCATAGCCATTTTCAAAGTGAGTAAGATCACCTGTGAATTCTTTTTCACCTGCAACCGGTTCATACAACTTCACATAGACATGATGTCCGACATGCTTTTCGAAATCCTCGCTTTTTTTGAGCGGACGTTCAACTCCTGGAGAAGATACTTCCAGGAAATACGCTTCTTTGATTGGGTCAGCTTCATCCAGTTTTGTACTTAGTTTTTCTGAAACCAGACCACATTCTTCAATATCTACGCCACCGTCTTTATCAATATAAACCCGTAAAAACCAATTAGGACCTTCTTTCTCATATACGATATCAACTAGTTCTAAAGAAAGCTCTTCTAAAATAGGTGTTACAAATTCTTCTGTCTGTTGTGCAATATTGAGTGCCAATTTCATTACCTCCTCTGCTGCATTTTGTTCTTTAGAATATATTTCCCATAATTGTGAAACGATACACACCGTTCATTTTAGTGTGAAAGTTGCAAAGGGAATGATAAATCCCTTGCCACAATTGGCAAGGGATTTGTATCAAACCATATCCTTACTTTACATGACAGCTAAGAAGAAAGAGTGGGTTTACCCACTCTTTCTTCTGTCCGCATCAAATGAAATCTGTTTAAAATATAGCATGAATCGGCGTACAATGCAAGGATTATGATATATTTATCCAATAAATGTGTAATTTGTGGAAAGGTCAACCAAAAATCTAAAGATGAAGAGATTACTGCTGACCGGCAAATTATCGCCTTTTGCTGTTAGAATAAAGACAGCTGGTTCTTGTCAGCCATTCCTTCTAGACAGCCATGTTGATCTAAATATTCCAGTACTGTTTTTGAAATCCTGCTTCGCTCACGTAAATCTTCTTTTGATAAAAATTCACCGTCCTCACGCGCTTTTTCAATGTTAATCGCAGCATTTGTCCCTAAACCATCTACTGCATTAAATGGCGGGATCAAACTGTTATCTTCAACAAGAAATTCTGTCGCAGATGACCGGTAAAGATCTACCTTCTGAAAATGGTAGCCCCTTTCATTCATTTCCAATGCCAATTCCAAGACTGTAAGTAAACTTTTCTCTTTTGGCGGGGCATCATTACCTTTTTCTAAAATCTCTTTCACTCGTTTGCGAATAGCTTCTGATCCTTTAATCATCGTATCTAATTCAAAATCATCCGCTCTTACTGTGAAATAAGCAGCATAGAATAATATAGGATGATGCACCTTGAAATAAGCAATACGAATCGCCATTAATACATACGCAGCAGCGTGTGCTTTAGGGAACATATATTTAATTTTTTTACAGGAATCGATGTACCAGTCCGGCACATCATGTTTTTTCATTTCCTCAATCCACTCTGGATCAAGTCCTTTCCCTTTACGAACAAACTCCATGATTTTAAAAGCAAGGGATGCATCGAGACCTTTGTGCATCAAGTAGACCATGATATCATCACGACACCCGATAACATCTGGCAAGCCACAAATACCATTGTTAATCAATTCCTGTGCATTACCTAACCATACATCTGTACCGTGACTCAGTCCGGAAATAATAACAAGCTCAGCAAACGTTTTTGGCTTTGTATCCTCCAGCATCTGGCGAACGAATCGGGTACCAAATTCCGGTACCCCCAAAGTACCAGTCTTACACATAATTTGTTCTGAAGTTACGCCTAACACTTCCGGTCCGGAGAAAATTTTCATTACTTCCTCATCATCGGTCGGAACTGTCTGAGGATCTATTCCACTTAAATCCTGTAACATTCTGATAACTGTTGGATCATCGTGTCCAAGTATGTCTAATTTCAATAGGTTATCATGAATAGAATGGAAATCAAAATGTGTTGTTCTCCATTCGGAGTTACGGTCATCTGCCGGAAACTGTATTGGTGTAAAATCATAAATTTCTTTGTCATCCGGTACAACAATGATACCACCTGGGTGCTGGCCGGTCGTCCTTTTCGCACCGGTACAACCTTTCACAAGTCGATCAACCTCAGCTTGTTTCAAGGTCATCTCCTTATCACTTGCATACCCTTTAACATAACCGTATGCTGTTTTCTCCGCAACTGTACCTATTGTTCCGGCACGATATACGTTATCTTCACCGAATAAGACTTTCGTATAGTTATGCGCACGCGGCTGATATTCACCAGAGAAGTTCAAATCAATATCGGGTACTTTATCCCCTTTGAAACCTAAGAACGTCTCAAAAGGAATATCCTGACCATCTTTCTTTAATGGTACGTCACAATTGGAACAATTTTTATCAGGTAAATCGAAGCCGCTCCCCACAGAGCCATCATCGAAGAACTGACTCTCTTTACATTCCGGACAGACGTAGTGAGGCGGTAACGGATTTACTTCTGTAATCTCGGTGAAAGTCGCAATTAATGATGAACCTACGGATCCCCGTGAACCAACTAAATAACCATCATCGAGTGACTTCTTCACCAGCTTCTGTGAAATTAAATAAATGACCGCAAACCCATGCCCAATAATACTTTTCAGTTCTTTTTCTATCCGTTTTTCAACAATTTCTGGTAATTCATCACCATAGACTGAGCGGGCAAAATTATAACTTAAATCTCTAATTTCTTGTTCCGCACCATCAATGTTTGGTGTATATAAGTCTTCTTTGACAGGTTTAATGTCTTCCAATTGATCTACGAGCGCATTAGGATTATCAATCACAATTTCTTTCGCTTTCTCATCACCTAAAAAGGAAAAAGCATCCATCATTTCTTTTGTTGTCCGGAAATATGCGTTTGGCAGTGTTTGCCTACTTAACGGATTACCACTTTGTGAGGCAATCAGTATTTGACGGTATATTCGATCATTTTCGTTAATGTGATGAACATTTCCTGTCGCCACGCATGGTTTATTAAGATCATTAGCTAATTGAACTATATTTCGGATAATATCGTATAACTGTGCTTCATTCTGCACTAATTCTTTGTCATATAAATGAACAAAATTGGCTGGCGGCTGAACCTCAATATAATCATAAAATTTCGCTGCTTTCTCAGCCTGTTCCTTTGATTTTTGCATCATCGTTTCAAAGACTTCCCCTTGATCACAAGCAGTTCCAACTAATATGCCTTCTCGATACTGCTGTAGCTTGGACCTTGGAATTCTTGGTACACGATAAAAATAATTGATATGTGCCATCGATACCAGCTTATAAATATTTTTCAAGCCTTCCTGGGTCACGGCAAGCAACGTCGCATGGAAAGGTCTCGAACGTTGATACGCATTACCTTCCCCCATATGCTGATTATATTGATTGTGATTGGTAATTCCACGTTCTATTGATAGTTTCACAAATTTCCACAACAAATAACCTGTTGCTTCTGCATCGTAAATCGCCCGGTGATGCTGGGTTAATTCAATATCAAGCTTTTTACAAAGTGTATTCAGACGGTGATTTTTCAATTCAGGGAAAAGTAATCTAGCTAATTCTAATGTATCAATTACAGGATTACTTGCCTCATCATATCCAATCCGCTTAAATCCAGTATTTAAAAAGCCCATATCGAAGTCTGCATTATGAGCAACCAGAATCGCATCGCCCATCCAAGTATGGAATTCCTTCAATACATCTTCCACTTCTGGAGCATCCTTGACCATATCATCGGTTATACCCGTTAAATTCGTTGTCGTTTCGGACAGCGGATGATGAGGATTGGCAAACGATTCATAACGGTCCACAATCTCTCCGTTTTTTATTTTCACTGCTGCAAGTTCAATAACGGTATCGTATATAGCTGATAAACCAGTTGTTTCCACGTCAAATACAACATACGTATCCTCTGCCAAATCACGATCTGCTTCATTATAGGCAATCGGCACACCGTCATCGACAATATTCGCTTCGACACCGTAGACGATTTTTACTCCATGCTTTTGTCCTGCTGCATATGCCTCAGGATAAGCTTGTGCGACAGCGTGATCCGTAATGGCAATAGCTTTATGTCCCCATTTACCAGCTTGCTCGACTAATTTGGAGGCTGACACCACTGCATCCATCTGACTCATTAATGTGTGCGCATGGAGTTCTAAACGTTTCTCCCCGTTCAAACCAGGATCGTCTCTTGTGATCGTAGGAGCTTGTTGAATGTCCTTTGCCATCATCGTTAATTCATTAGTGAAATTATCGGTCTGAATCATACCTTTTGCCTTAATCCAAAGTCCTTCTTTTAATTGTTTAAATTTCTCAACATCCTGATCACCTTTGGAAAACATTTTAATCTGGAAGGAATCCGTGTAATCTGTCACCTTCAAGATAAGCAAATGCCTGCCGGATCGTAATTCACGGATGTCGGCATCAAATAGATAGCCTTGAAAGACAATACTTTTCTCTTCTTCAAAAATATCTCTCATTGGTACAGGTTGTTCTTTAATCGGATAGCCGAGTTGAACAGGGCCCGTATCAGTCTCCTGTTTTGATTCCTGCGCGCGTTTTTCTTGTTGTTTAAAGGCTTCTTCGACCTTTTTACGATCTTCCATCGCTTTTTCCTGTTGGAATTTCTCTAATTCCTCCTGCTGGTCAGCTACTTCCATTTTGATAAATTGCTTGGCAAGTCCAGCTTTTGTACAAAATTGATCAAGATGTCCCTGGATGTTTTTCCCCCATTGTGCTTCAATCTGGTTACTTACAGTTAACATAATATTATTATCGTTAAATAATGGCTTTTTATTTTCAATTGCACGGTATTTTGGGGATTCATTCACCAATTCTGATAAAAAGATTTGCCAATAATCAAAGCGTTCTTTCTCGCTGAGCTGATCTTGCTGCACTTGTATCGACCAGGTAACCTTTGCAATGGAAGAAAATGCTTCCGTTAGTTTCAATATAAACAACTGATAAATATCAGCAGGAACCGATTGGGCAAGCTGAAAGTGAAAATGCCAGCGCTGATCAGAACGAAATACTTCTAGTTTTTCGATACTTCCTTCTTGAAAATACTTATTTTTCATGTCGTCCGCTATTCCAATTTGATCCATTAAAAGTCGGAATTTCTCATGATTAGAGATACTCATGCCCGATCTCCTTTACTTGTTAATCTTTCCAATATAGCTTACATAAAGATAATTCCCTTGTCTGTTTGGTGGAGACAAGGGAATTGTATTAGTTAAACATTGCATGTAATTTCGGAAGCAAATCTGATAGATGAAGATCTTCTTGTTCCCCATTCTCTCTCAACTTGCATTCTACATAACCATCTGCAGCTTTCTTGCCGACTGTTACACGGACTGGTAATCCTATTAAGTCACTGTCAGCAAATTTTACACCAGGACGTTCTTTACGGTCGTCATATAAAACAGAGATGTTATTTGCTTCTAATTGTTGATAGATTTCTTCTGCCAATTCCGATTGTTCATCGTTTTTTGGATTTACTGCTATTAAATGGACTTGATATGGAGTTATTGCTTTTGGCCATTTTATCCCATTTTCATCATTGTATTGCTCTACGATAGCAGCAATTGTACGAGAGACACCGACTCCATAACATCCCATTGTCATCGTTTCTTGTTTGCCTTGCTCATTTAAAAAAGAAGCACCTAGTTTCTCTGCGTAGAACATACCTAATTTGAAGACCTGTCCCACTTCGATGCCTTTTGCAAAATGAATCGTTCCTTGTCCATCTGGAGACGGATCGCCTTCCTGGATAAAGCGAAGGTCGTGGTATGCTGATATGTTAAAATCACGATCAGGATTAGCATTTTTATAATGCTTATCATTTTCATTGGCACCGCAGTACGTATTTTTCATAACTGCAACAGCATGATCAGCAATGACTTGTATTTCTTCTGGTACAGAAACTGGACCAATTGATCCTACTTCTGCTCCGAATAATTGCTTCGTTTCTTCCTGTGATGCCAGTTCTACTTCTGTTGCACCCAGAGCATGCTTTAATTTAATATCATTTATCTCATGGTCTCCACGTGACAGCACTAATACAAAGCGCTCGTCAACTTTAAATAAAAGAGATTTGATCCCTTTATCCAATGGTTCTTGTATAAATTGTGATACTTGCTCCATTGACTTGTAACCAGGTGTATCTATTATTCCTAATTCCTGCATTGCTTCCGTATTTTCCGGATAGTCAATATTGACTGCCGCCATCTCAATATTTGCCGCAAAGTCAGATGTATCTGAATAGGCAAT includes the following:
- the nusA gene encoding transcription termination factor NusA, with amino-acid sequence MNRELFDAMNYLEKEKGINKDILMEALEAALISAYKKNFKSATNVRVDINEEAGSMGVFAQKEIVEEVVDHQQQMSLEEAHHINPSYEVGDVVEVEVTPKDFGRIAAQAAKQVVTQRVREAERGIIFNEYIDREDDIMNGTIQRMDGRFIYVNLGKVEAKLPESECMPTETYQVHDRIKVYVTKVENSNKGPNIFVSRTHPGLLKRLFEMEVPEIFDGTVEVKSVAREAGDRSKISVHAEDPEIDPVGSCVGQKGQRVQTIVDELKGEKIDIVEWSEDPVVYVSNALSPSKVVKVLVDEEEKATTVIVPDYQLSLAIGKRGQNARLAAKLTGWKIDIKSESEAREEGMISEEQADESLEGLEYEDDSLDFEESYENMDEDLFK
- the rpsO gene encoding 30S ribosomal protein S15; translation: MAITQDRKNEIISEYKTHENDTGSPEVQIAVLTEEINNLNNHLRIHKKDHHSRRGLLKMVGKRRNLLNYLRNKDVARYRTLIQKLGLRR
- a CDS encoding bifunctional riboflavin kinase/FAD synthetase; this translates as MEVTSLYYPHSLQTNQLPAAVAAIGFFDGVHKGHQKVIDKAKQIAHDENKHAAVITFDPHPSVVLQQKKDQVKYITPIEHKIKRMEMLGVDNLYIIRFDQPLAQLSPQAFIEHFIVGLNISHLVAGYDFTFGHKGAGNMDNIHSYTANELAITKISRFDHQEEKISSTRIRESLQYGEMEKAEVLLGRPFALTGEVVHGDKRGRTIGYPTANLKIADNYFLPKIGVYAVEVQIGETFYYGMANLGYNPTFTDDRENTKIEVHIFDFNENIYGDNVTVYWKKYIRDEEKFTGIEELVDKLKEDEHVSREFFAINH
- the rnpM gene encoding RNase P modulator RnpM gives rise to the protein MAKKRKLPLRKCVITQEMKPKQSLIRVVKTKEGEVFVDPTGKKNGRGAYVSKDVQVIDQAQKNGALEKHLEIKIPDEVYQHLRHEIEGE
- the truB gene encoding tRNA pseudouridine(55) synthase TruB yields the protein MDGILPLWKTKGMTSHDCVFKVRKLLRTKKVGHTGTLDPEVEGVLPICIGEATKIVPYLTDTTKTYRAVAKVGFSTDTEDQTGTVTQQDNVNKLLEDDAILAALEQFVGETEQQVPLYSAVKVKGKKLYEYARANEPVERPIRRITVHNIRFLATTYDKVEKTQTIEFEVTCSKGTYIRTLCVDIGKALGYPAHMAHLVRTATGHIAEHETYTLAQLQLLTEEDSMIPLLTIDRALAHMDKIDISESTKVKVLHGQKFPMPEPVPSTTFFRMVYQQNTIAIYQTLNDKHQIKPARVFRFNERK
- the rbfA gene encoding 30S ribosome-binding factor RbfA, whose amino-acid sequence is MGELRSNRVAEQMKKELGDIISRKIKDPRVGFVTITDVEVTGDLQQAKVFISVLGDENKRQETLIGLAKAKGFIRSEIGKRIRLRKTPELMFDFDDTIERGNRIEHILRELNETNEED
- the infB gene encoding translation initiation factor IF-2: MSKIRVYEYAKQVNKTSKDIINKLSELNTPVSNHMATISDETIKKLDQTFKASSKEQPKQKQESKKPDNKKGSGQQSSKAFNKNKKKQKKHDNPKKEAPKQEPKRANTKPKQPEKITYTGSITVGELAEKLNKETNEIIKKLMFLGVMATKNQDLDEDALELICGEYGVEVEEEVEVDKSDLTNYIAEEDPEKLEERPPVVTIMGHVDHGKTTLLDSIRNTKVTEGEAGGITQHIGAYQIRENDKKVTFLDTPGHAAFTSMRSRGAQITDIAILVVAADDGVMPQTIEAINHAKAAEVPIIVAVNKMDKEGANPDRVMQELTEYQLIPEDWGGDTIFVNLSALKGEGIDDLLEMILLVSEVEELKANADRLADGTVIEAQLDKGRGSVASLLVQNGTLRVGDPIVVGNTFGRVRAMVNDLGKRIKSAGPSTPVEITGLNDVPLAGDRFVVFKDEKQARQIGEMRQEIQLEEKRGSQSRVSLDDLFEQIKQGDIKDINVILKADVQGSVEALAASLQKIDVEGVKVNIIHTGVGAIKESDIILASASNAIVIGFNVRPDNNAKKAAESEKVDIRLHRVIYKAIEEVEAAMKGMLDPEFEEKVIGQVEVREIFKVSKIGTIAGAYVTDGKVTRDSGIRLIRDGVVVYEGEIDTLKRYKDDVKEVAQNYECGITIKNYNDIKEGDVIEAYVMEEVEI
- a CDS encoding DUF503 domain-containing protein, yielding MITYAEVEFILYECHSLKDKRSVLKRIQNRLKKQLNVAIAEIDYQDLWQRSKFAIVTVTTTVELGEQVMQQACKVFDSFTEIERTITNVEIR
- a CDS encoding YlxQ family RNA-binding protein, producing the protein MNKAYLNIIGLANRAGKCTFGEELIVKEIQSRKARVVLIASDIGDQTRKKLTDKCMYYHIPFFFVDDRDTLSQAVGKSGRVAVSIHEQGFAKKLITLLDENFRG